TCTCCTGCCCTCACCACCCCCCAACCCCCGTTCCACCTGCACGGAAAGGGTCCAGAGGGCCCCGCGCACCCTACGTGGATTGGCCACTGCGACAAGGCGCACTTCCCTGCACGGCCCACGAGTGCAACGCTTCGTGATCGAATGCTTCACGCCAAGTTGCCAAGTCGACAATGTGCCGAGTGCTGAACTGGTCATCTCGGCGCCACGGGACGCAGTAGATTCGATCTTGACTCTTACGGCGGGGGACTCGTGCAGGACCGAGGGGAAACGTGCAGGAGCGACACAACCGAGGAGCCGCGACCACCGAGGGGGGCTTAGCAGGATGAGCCACGACTCCACTGCCGCGCCGGAAGCCGCGGCCCGGAAACTCTCCGGGCGACGCCGCAAGGAGATCGTCGCGGTGCTGCTGTTCAGCGGCGGCCCCATCTTCGAGAGTTCCATACCACTGTCGGTGTTCGGGATCGACCGCCAGGACGCCGGCGTTCCCCGCTACCGACTGCTGGTGTGCGGCGGCGAAGAGGGTCCACTGCGGACCACGGGCGGCCTTGAACTCACCGCGCCGCATGGCCTGGAAGCGATCGCGCGAGCGGGCACGGTCGTCGTGCCGGCCTGGCGCTCGATCACCTCCCCGCCACCGGAGGACGCGCTCGACGCGCTGCGCCGGGCGCACGAGGAGGGGGCCCGCATCGTGGGCCTGTGCACCGGCGCGTTCGTGCTGGCGGCGGCGGGCCTGCTCGACGGCCGCCCGGCCACCACGCACTGGATGTACGCGCCGACCCTGGCGAAACGCTATCCGTCGGTCCATGTGGACCCGCGCGAGCTGTTCGTCGACGACGGTGACGTCCTGACCTCGGCGGGCACCGCCGCCGGGATCGACCTGTGCCTCCACATCGTGCGGACGGACCACGGCAACGAGGCGGCCGGCGCGCTCGCCCGCCGCCTGGTGGTCCCGCCCCGCCGCACCGGCGGCCAGGAGCGCTACCTCGACAGGTCTTTACCAGAGGAGATCGGCGCCGACCCGCTCGCCGAGGTCGTCGCCTGGGCGCTGGAGCACCTCCACGAGCAGTTCGACGTGGAGACGCTGGCGGCGCGCGCCTACATGAGCCGCCGCACCTTCGACCGCCGGTTCCGCTCACTGACGGGCAGCGCCCCGCTCCAGTGGCTGATCACCCAGCGGGTGCTCCAGGCGCAGCGGCTGCTGGAGACGTCGGACTACTCGGTGGACGAGGTCGCGGGCCGCTGCGGCTTCCGCTCGCCGGTGGCGCTGCGCGGCCACTTCCGCCGCCAGCTCGGCTCGTCGCCCGCCGCGTACCGCGCGGCGTACCGGGCCCGCCGCCCCCAGCAGGACCGGCCGAGCGACCCTGAGCCGACGCCGGTGCCCCTCCTCCACCCGGAGGGACCGGTGCCGATGCAGGCCCGCCGTACACCCACGGTTACGGGCCCGCCACTGGCCAGCGTGCCGGGCCAGCGCAGCGGTACCTAGCGGCACACCCGCGCTCTCGGACGCCGGACGGGCTGATCGGCCCGTCCGGCGTCCGCCGCGCGTACCGCGCCGGCCGCGGAACGGCCTCCCTCGCCCCCACCCCCCGACGTCCGCACCGACACGGGGCGACCCAATGGCGCACGCCCGCCGTAAGGTGGGCGCATGAACGATCGTATGGTGTGGATCGACTGCGAGATGACCGGTCTCTCGCTGTCCGACGACGCGCTCATCGAGGTGGCCGCCCTCGTCACCGACTCGGAGCTGAACGTACTCGGCGAGGGCGTCGACATCGTCGTACGTCCGCCGGACCGGTCCCTGGAGACGATGCCTGACGTGGTGCGCCAGATGCACACCGCCTCCGGCCTCCTCGACGAACTCGCCGCGGGCACCACCCTCGCGGACGCCGAGGAGCAGGTCCTCTCCTATATCAAGGAGCACGTCAAGGAACCCGGCAAGGCGCCGCTGTGCGGCAACACCGTCGGGACCGACCGCGGCTTCCTCCTCCGTGACATGCCGACGCTGGAGGGCTACCTCCACTACCGCATCGTCGACGTGTCCAGCATCAAGGAGTTGGCCCGCCGCTGGTACCCGAGGGCGTACTTCAACAGCCCGGAGAAGAACGGCAACCACCGCGCGCTCGCCGACATCCGCGAGTCGATCGCGGAGCTGCGCTACTACCGCGAGGCCGTCTTCGTCCCCCAGCCGGGACCCGACTCGGAGACCGCGCGGACCATCGCCGCGAAGCACGTGGTGCCCGCCCGGTAAAGGGGTGCGCGAGCACCCCTTCGGACCCTGTACACTTTTTCTCGGCCGGTCGGTGAAACACCAAGTCACACGCCGGTCGTGGTGGGTGTAGCTCAGTTGGTAGAGCACCTGGTTGTGGTCCAGGTGGCCGCGGGTTCAAGTCCCGTCACTCACCCTGATTGATCAAGGGCTGATCTGGTAAAACAGATCGGCCCTTGATCTGTTTCCGGACCTTGGAAACATCACGGGAACAGGACCATCACGGGACAGGGCCTCTGTCGCTTCGGGCGGCGGGGCTCCGAGCGCCTCATAGAACGCGAGCGCGGGCAGCCCGCCCGCCGAGTGCTGCGCGCGGGACGCCAGCTCGACCGACCAGAAGCCTTGCGCGCCGACCTCGGCGGCGAACCTGAGCTTGTCTCCCAGAACCATGTTCACGTCAGCGACCGTCACGCGCGACGCGACCAGCTGAAGCGACTGCGTCGGACGGACAGCCCCCGCACCATTGGCAGTCACCGTGTCGTCAGGACACACTGCCCCGCATGGAGTTGATCGCGCGGGGGCGGGACGCCGATGTCTACGCTCTCGACGGGGCGCGGGTGCTGCGGCGCTACCGGCACGGCGGGCCGACGGCTCGGGAGGCGCGGCTGATGGCGGATCTGGCGGCGCGCGGATATCCGGTGCCGACGGTGTACGAGGTCAGCGGCGCCGATCTCGTCCTCGAACGCCTGGACGGTCCCACGATGCTCGACGTGCTGGCCGCCCAGCCCTGGCGGGGACGGTCGCTCGGCCGGACGCTGGGCGGGCTGCTCGACCGGCTGCACGCCCTGCCCGCGCCGGCCTGGCTGCCGGGGCGGTTCGGCACCGGGGGCGACGACCGGGTGCTGCACCTGGACCTGCACCCGGGCAATGTCGTGCTGACCGGGCGGGGCCCGGTGGTGATCGACTGGCGCGACGCGCGCGCCGGTGATCCCGCCGCCGACGTGGCGATGACCCTGGTGACCATCGGCAGCGCGGAGCTGCCGGGACCGGCCCTGCGGCTGGCGCGGCGCCCGCTGCTGCGGAGCGTGCGGGAGGGCCGTGAGGCCGGTCTCGCGGCCCGGACCCGGGAGGTCGTGGAGGCGAAGCTCGCCGACCCGCATCTGCTGCCCTCGGAGGCGGCGTGGCTCGGCCGCCGCACCGGCGGCCGGACGGATCGGCCGGGGCCCTGACGCGCGCCGTGGGACGCGCCCCGCTCACGCCGGGCGGGCGTCCGGGGTCACGACGAGGCGCGGGTGACCAGTTCCGTCGCCAGGACCATCTGGCGGCGTTCGAGTCCGCGCGAGACGGCCGGGCGGCGGTCGGCGATCTCGGTCAGCAGCAGGTCGATCATGCGCCGGCCCATCTCCTCGATGGGCTGCCTGACGCTGGTGAGCGGCGGGTCCATGTGCCGGGCTATGGCCGAGTCGTCGTAGCCGACCAGCGCCACGTCGTCCGGGATGCGCAGGCCCCGTTCGCGCAGCACCTGGCGGGCGCCGGCCGCCATCACGTCCGATCCGGCGAAGACGGCGTCCAGGTGCGGGCGGCGGCCGAGCAGCTCGGTCATCGCGCGTCGACCGCCCTCCTCGGTGAAGTCGCCCGGCTCGATGAGGAGTTCGTCGACGCCGTGCCCGGCGTCCCGCAGGGCGTCGCGGTAGCCGTCGACGCGGCGCTGGGCGCCGTAGACGTCGAGGCGGCCGGTGATGTGGGCTATCGTGCGGCGGCCCCGGGTCAGCAGGTGCTCGACGGCGGACCGGCCGCCGCCGTAGTTGTCGGAGTCCACCGAGGTGAGCGTCTCGGCGGCGGAGCGCGGGCCGCTGATCACCGCCGGGATCTCCAGCTGGGAGAGCAGGTCGGGCAGCGGATCGTCGGCGTGCACGGAGACCAGCAGCACGCCGTCCACCCGGTGGGCGGCCAGGTACTGGGCGAGGCGCTGGCGTTCACGGTCGCTGCCCGCGAAGATCAGCAGCAACTGCATGTGCGTCTCGGACAGTTCGGCGCCGACGCCCTTGAGCATGTCCGAGAAGTACGGTTCGGCGAAGAACCGGGTCTCGGGCTCGGGGACGACCAGAGCGATGGCGTCGGTGCGGTTGGCGGCGAGGGCGCGGGCGGCCGTGTTGGGCACATAGCCCAGCTCGGCGACGGCGGCCTCCACGGCGGCGCGGGTGGCGTCGCTGACCCGCGGCGAACCGTTGATCACCCGGGAGACCGTGCCGCGCCCGACGCCCGCGCGCGCGGCGACTTCTTCGAGTGTGGGTCGTCCCCCACTCCTGCTCCGCGCTCCGTGGGTTGCCATGGGCCCCGCCTTCCCGCCGTCGTCATCTCGCTGGCCTGGAATTTAACAGCCGGACCTGGGGCGCCGGCCGCCGCCGTGGGCACGCCGGGCCCCGGACCGGCGGATCCCTCGATTCCAGTTAACGTCCCGATAACTGAAGGCATCACGCGCTGCCCGCTCCCTTGACACCCCCGCCCGAACCGGCCAACCTTCAACACATCACCTGTGGGAGCGCTCCCACAGTACCTGACACATACACATCCCGCACGTTCCCCGCCCGAGCCGCAGCGAGTACGAACGGGCCCAACAGTGCAGTTGGCCGGGGGGTCGGCACGTCAGGCAACAGGAGGACGCAATGCGCACGAGTACCCGCCGGTCCCACCGGCTGATGGCCCTCGCGGCCGTCGCCGCGCTGACTACGGGACTGCTGGCCGGTTGCGCCAGCGACTCGGACGACGGCTCGTCGAACTCTAAC
The sequence above is a segment of the Streptomyces griseoviridis genome. Coding sequences within it:
- a CDS encoding helix-turn-helix domain-containing protein, coding for MSHDSTAAPEAAARKLSGRRRKEIVAVLLFSGGPIFESSIPLSVFGIDRQDAGVPRYRLLVCGGEEGPLRTTGGLELTAPHGLEAIARAGTVVVPAWRSITSPPPEDALDALRRAHEEGARIVGLCTGAFVLAAAGLLDGRPATTHWMYAPTLAKRYPSVHVDPRELFVDDGDVLTSAGTAAGIDLCLHIVRTDHGNEAAGALARRLVVPPRRTGGQERYLDRSLPEEIGADPLAEVVAWALEHLHEQFDVETLAARAYMSRRTFDRRFRSLTGSAPLQWLITQRVLQAQRLLETSDYSVDEVAGRCGFRSPVALRGHFRRQLGSSPAAYRAAYRARRPQQDRPSDPEPTPVPLLHPEGPVPMQARRTPTVTGPPLASVPGQRSGT
- the orn gene encoding oligoribonuclease translates to MNDRMVWIDCEMTGLSLSDDALIEVAALVTDSELNVLGEGVDIVVRPPDRSLETMPDVVRQMHTASGLLDELAAGTTLADAEEQVLSYIKEHVKEPGKAPLCGNTVGTDRGFLLRDMPTLEGYLHYRIVDVSSIKELARRWYPRAYFNSPEKNGNHRALADIRESIAELRYYREAVFVPQPGPDSETARTIAAKHVVPAR
- a CDS encoding phosphotransferase — encoded protein: MELIARGRDADVYALDGARVLRRYRHGGPTAREARLMADLAARGYPVPTVYEVSGADLVLERLDGPTMLDVLAAQPWRGRSLGRTLGGLLDRLHALPAPAWLPGRFGTGGDDRVLHLDLHPGNVVLTGRGPVVIDWRDARAGDPAADVAMTLVTIGSAELPGPALRLARRPLLRSVREGREAGLAARTREVVEAKLADPHLLPSEAAWLGRRTGGRTDRPGP
- a CDS encoding LacI family DNA-binding transcriptional regulator produces the protein MATHGARSRSGGRPTLEEVAARAGVGRGTVSRVINGSPRVSDATRAAVEAAVAELGYVPNTAARALAANRTDAIALVVPEPETRFFAEPYFSDMLKGVGAELSETHMQLLLIFAGSDRERQRLAQYLAAHRVDGVLLVSVHADDPLPDLLSQLEIPAVISGPRSAAETLTSVDSDNYGGGRSAVEHLLTRGRRTIAHITGRLDVYGAQRRVDGYRDALRDAGHGVDELLIEPGDFTEEGGRRAMTELLGRRPHLDAVFAGSDVMAAGARQVLRERGLRIPDDVALVGYDDSAIARHMDPPLTSVRQPIEEMGRRMIDLLLTEIADRRPAVSRGLERRQMVLATELVTRASS